The Arachis ipaensis cultivar K30076 chromosome B07, Araip1.1, whole genome shotgun sequence genome includes a window with the following:
- the LOC107606542 gene encoding probable CCR4-associated factor 1 homolog 11: MTTIYTAMTRVDDERERLQQPPRVFLMPLPMVVGFPPSYCAAQPRFVERLPLLEPSPNSSVVIRQVWAANADSEFQIIGSLIDKYRFVSIDTEFPGVVILPLNKNYRSLVPEETYQVMKANVDALKIIQLGLTLSDEHGNLPDLGTNNRTHYIWQFNFRDFNLMRDIHAKDSVALLRSQGIDFARNEVAGVSSVHFAKLAAASGLLFNKALTWVTFHGAYDIGYLMKILTWGVLPKSLEEFLVLVKELFGGNAYDVKHVMRFCNGLYGGLEKVAETLHVDRVAGKCHQAGSDSLLTCHTFHKIRKTYFLANEDGFRKYVNVFFGLEIAKS, encoded by the coding sequence ATGACGACCATATATACAGCAATGACGAGGGTGGATGATGAACGAGAACGACTTCAACAACCACCGAGAGTTTTTCTGATGCCACTgcccatggttgttggttttccGCCTTCTTATTGTGCTGCTCAGCCAAGGTTTGTGGAGCGACTGCCGCTTCTAGAGCCTAGTCCCAATAGTTCGGTTGTGATAAGGCAAGTATGGGCTGCCAACGCTGATTCCGAGTTCCAAATCATAGGCAGCCTGATTGACAAATATCGATTTGTCTCCATTGACACTGAATTCCCCGGAGTAGTCATCCTGCCCCTCAACAAGAACTACCGGAGTCTTGTTCCAGAGGAAACTTACCAAGTCATGAAGGCCAATGTTGACGCCCTTAAAATCATCCAGCTTGGACTCACTCTCTCCGATGAACACGGCAACCTCCCTGACCTGGGAACCAACAACAGAACTCACTACATCTGGCAGTTCAATTTCCGAGACTTCAACCTCATGCGTGACATCCACGCAAAGGACTCTGTGGCACTCCTACGCAGCCAGGGCATCGACTTTGCACGCAATGAAGTGGCTGGAGTTTCTTCGGTGCATTTTGCGAAGTTGGCAGCAGCATCTGGGCTGCTGTTCAACAAAGCACTGACATGGGTCACTTTCCATGGTGCTTATGATATTGGATATTTGATGAAGATTCTGACTTGGGGTGTTCTTCCGAAAAGCTTGGAGGAGTTCTTGGTGCTTGTAAAAGAGCTGTTTGGGGGAAATGCTTATGATGTGAAGCATGTGATGAGGTTCTGCAATGGCCTCTATGGCGGTTTAGAGAAGGTGGCTGAAACACTTCACGTAGACCGAGTTGCTGGGAAGTGCCATCAGGCCGGGTCTGATAGCTTGCTCACCTGCCACACCTTTCACAAGATTAGAAAAACTTATTTTTTGGCTAATGAGGATGGGTTTAGGAAATATGTTAATGTATTTTTTGGGTtggaaattgcaaaatcttaa